The genomic window GGGCTTAGCCACTACATGCACGCCATACTCTTCACAACCAAGGGGGAGGAGCTCATAGCCGAGAGGGTGCTGGAGGAGGCCTTCAGGGAGATGAGGGTCTCCAGCCCTGGGCCCCACGACGCAGAGGAAGGAGGCCTAGGCCTAACCCCTAGCTCTACGCTGACAGAGTTTGATGAGCACAAGCACACCTTCGACATGCTCGACATAGAGGAGACGCTCATCAACGCGGCCATTAAGTACCCTGAGAGCCTCGACTTAACGAGCGACGTGCTGAAGGCCAGGATCCCGTACCATAGGTCCAGGGCCTCCAACGTCATACTCATCGACAAGTCCGGGTCCATGTCCATGAGCTGCCGTATAGTGGGGGCGGTCGAAGCTGCGCTTAGCTTAAGGAAGCTTCTAGAAGAAGAGTACCGAGAAGACAAGCTCTGGGTAGTAGCTTACGACCACAACCTCTACCCGCTTGAGCCAGGGGAGGTAGCGAACATATGGCCCTACGGCTGGACCGACATAGGCCAGGCCCTAGACTACGCTCGCCAGCTACTGCTAGGTGAAGATAGGAATAAGAACATATTCCTAATAACTGACGGCCAGCCCACGACCTCCTCGATCCCAGGCCAGACCCCTCTCCAGAGCGCCCTGAGGGCCTCGGCTATGCTTAGGGAGGAGGGGATTAGGCTCAACATAATTATGCTAGATAGCCGTAGCCCTAGCCTTAGAAGCCTCTGCGAGAAAATGGCTGAGCTGGCCGGAGACGCTAACGTGGTCTTCGTCGACAACCCCCTAGACCTCAAGTCCTTCGTAGTTAAGAGCTACAGAGACCTTAGGCACTGAGCTGGCGCCTCTTCAAGGCTCCGTGGGCTACGTACACCACCGCCGGACAGGCGCGGCTACACTCACCACAGCCAGCACAGCGCCCAGGGTCTATCTTTAGCCCGGGCCCAAGGCTAATACAGCCGCGCGGGCAGTGGAGGGCGCAAGAGCCGCAGCGTAAGCAGAAGAGGGTCCTCGCTGCCAGCTGAGCTACGCCCCTCAATGCCTCCTCCGCCTCCTCAACACCGAGGGCCTTTATCTTTAGCTCACCGCTATTCGAGAGGGTAGCGGACCAGGGGCCTGCTTTAAGGAGGAGGGCTTGGCCGAGCAAGGAGGCCTTAGCCTTAGCTACGGGGGCCAGGGCCGCCATAGCCACTAGGCGTGGAGGAGGGCTTATCTTAGCCTTGAGGAGGAGCCCCCCTAAGCAAGCCTCTGGCTTAAGCTTAGCCACGACCTCCATAGGTAAGCTAGGCCCCTCCGCTTCAAGGCCAGCCCGCTTAGCTAGCTTACGCTGATCGCCAGGTAGCCTACGCCACCTCCAAAGCCCTAGCTCCACCCAGCGTGGAGGTAGGCCGTGCTTAGAGGCCCAGGACCTAAGCCACTCCTCCCACGGCTCCCAGAGCTCAGGGTGGAGGGCTTCGACGAGCCTAAGCTCAGCCAGCTCTGACGCAGGGCAAAGCCAGCACCCCACCCTATCAAAGCCCTTGGCGTACAGGGGGTTTACCTCAGCCCCCTCCTTCATTAAGAAGAGCCAGACGTGAAGAGCCGCCCAGTCGCTTATCGGGCTGGCGATCACTGAGCCCTTCACCCACCTACTAGCTGCTACTGGAGGAGAGCGGGCCCTGGCGAAGGACTCTAGGCGGCGCTGGCCTAGGAACGTGAGCACGCCTCCATTAAACCTCCTCCTCATCAGCTCGGCGATGGGCACTAGCTTACAGACCTTACAGCACCACCTATAGTCCCTAGCTGGCGGGCCGAAGTTAGGTAGCGCCCTCCAGAAGGCGTCCTCGGCTGAGGCTAGCTGAAGCTCTAGGCTTAGCCTCGAGGCCACCTCCTCCACATGCCTCACGGTCTCCGGTAGCTCTAAGCCAGTGTCGTTAAAGAGGAGGGGGGTTTCGCCCAGCTCCCTCAGGCATAGGATGAGGCAGGCTAGGCTATCCTTCCCCCCTGAGAAGGACACTACCTTTGGCTTATCGCTAAAGCGCTTGGAGACGTTGGCTATGAAGGACCTAGCCCTAGCCTCAGCTCGGCGCAGAGCCTCCTCGTTAGCCTCTACGGCAGCTCTCCAAGAAGAGCCCCTAGGTGAGGAGTGGGGGCTCTGAGGACTCCAGGCCTTGACCACCTTTAAGGCCTCTCCCGTCCACACCGCTAGCCCTACGGCTTGGCCTGACGGAGACACGAGGTACACGTAGCTACCTACCCTCTCCGGAAGCGAGCCCCTAGCTACTTCGCTAGGTGAAAGAGACGCCCACTGCCTAACTGAGCTTCGCTTAATTTGGGCCCAGTAGCCTACCTCACTCCTCCACATCCTAGCCGCGCCTTCAGCCGCCGGCTTAAACCTCCACCTACGCTGCTCAGGGTTGTAGTAGAGGAGGCCTATCGGCCAGCCGCCGACGATAACTTCGTCGGCCTGATCGACGTAAGCCACCTTGTTCAGCAAGACGAGGCAGCCGCTAGGTAGAAGCACCTTCTCAGCCTCATCGCCTAGCTCAGCCCTTATGGACTTAGCCACGCGCTCAACGTCGCTTGGAAAGGCGGGCCTCACGTCCCTCGGGGGGGAGGCGTGTAGCCTAGATACTACACTGCCGCAGCGACTACACCTAGGCTCAAGTAGAGGCGCTTCGCAGCCTCTACACCAGTATAAGTCGGCGGCTATGAGCCACGGCTTCTTCAAGCCTCACTCCTTGCAGAGAGCTTCTTAGCCACTTCCTCGATTACTTCAGCTAGCTCACGCAGCCTGCCCTCAGCCTTATCGCGCTCAGCTGTTAGCTGCTCTATCTGCCTAATTAATTCCTCCCGCTCAGCCTCTAGCTGCTCAATTCTCTTGACGTACTCTAGGTGAGCCTCTCTAAGCTCGCTGATCTCTAGCTCCTCCCGCATGTCCTCCTCCTTGAGCCTCTCGATCGTCTCCTTCAACGCGTCCCTCTCTTCAAGAAGCCTCCTTAGCTCCTCAGCTAGCCCGCTCAGCTTCTCTTTAAGCTCAGCGTTCTCAACGCTAAGTTCCTCCAGCCGCTTCTGCTGAGAAACGCTCAAGGCCTCTAGCTCTACTAGCCGGCTCTTGAGCTCCTCGCCGCTCCTCTCAAGCCCATCCTTGATGGAAGAGAGGAGGGCGTAGTCTAGGGAGATTTGCTTAAGCCTACGATTAAGGAAGTCGCTCAAGATGAAGAAGCTGGCAGCCAACCCCCCTACGAAGCCTACCGCCATTAGCACTAGGTAGGCTGGCTCGAAGGCCATTTCCTCCTTAATTCCTCCCCCTCAAAAATATGCTCAGCGAGCTAATAAAGCTAGGCCTAGCCTTCCCCAGCTAGATCTACGTAGACCCGGTCGCTAAGCTTAAGAAAGCCTGAGTCCTCGACGAGGGCCCCTTCTTAACCAGGCCCAGAGCCTCCCTAGCGTACTTCTCCACCCTACTCAACTCGACAGGGAGCCACCCAGACTCAGCTAGCTTAGCTAGTAGCCACGCGAAGACCGCGGAGGGGGCCTAGCTCAGCCACGGCAAAGCTGGTGGCTATGTAGACGTCGGCCCCGAAGATGGTGCCGGTGCAGATTAAGACAGCGTCGACTAGCCCTAGCTCCCTCCTCAGCCTCACCTCTCCCTTCGCCTAGCTGTCTTCAAAGCCTTAAGTAGAGGCTGGCTTAAGAGAGGCGTATATAGGTATTGAGGCGAGCTAGGTGATTAAGCAGGCCGCGTCCATAGTCGCTGTGGCGCTTCTCTCAGCACTAGGCCTCTCTATTCAGTTAGAGCTACAAGCCAGAGAGTAAGAGCAGCGCTAGCGAACAGAGAAGTCTTAGAGGCCTACGGAGAAAAGGTGGAGCCTCTGCTTAAAAACTGGCTTAGGCCAGTCGTCCTAGTCTACCTAGACTACGGCTCACCGCACGAGGCCAAGGTGTACGTAGTAGAGTGGATGGACCCGCGCACGCTCTACTTCACCTCAGTCCTCAAGGCGTACGTAAAGGTCGCAGAGGGGGAGGCCGTGGTCATAGGGGTGGTGGCTAGGGACTGAGGGCTCAGGTAGGCGGCCCGCTAGCCGTTGAGGAGCGCTTAGCCCTAAGAAAGCTCTTATACTGTTTATTAAAGAGGAGGCAGATTGAGAGCTCGGCTGAGGGAGGGTGAGCGTATGCCTGGAGTTAGAGACAGGGTGGCCATCATAGGCATGGGCTGCACTAAGTTCGACGAGCACTGGGACAAGAGCATCTGGGACCTCGTGGTCGAAGCTTGCTACGAGGCCTTCGAGGACGCGGGCGTTGAGCCCAAGGATATACAAGCTGCTTGGTGGTCTAGCGTAATAGGGGGCTACTTAGGGAGGAGCCTAAATTACGCGTTAAAGCTAGACTACGTGCCGGTCACGAGGGTAGAGAATCGATGCGCCAGCGCCCACGACGCGTTTATTAACGCTTGCCACGCAGTAGCGTGCGGAGCCTACGACCTAGTCCTCGTCTGCGGGGCTGAGAAGCTAAAGGACGCCGGCATACCTATACCTGGGGTCGTCGACCCTGCTGAGCCGTACATTAGCAGAGTAGATACGCGCTTCCCTCCACCTGCAGCGTACGCTCAGCTGGCGATTAGGTACTTTACCCACTACGGCTACCCCATTGAGAAGGGGAGGGAGATACTGGCGCGCATAGCTGTAAAGAACCACTACAACGGCTCCCTGAACCCTAAGGCCCAGTTCCAGAGGCAGATAACTATAGAGGAGGCTTTAAGAGCGCCAATAGTAGCCTGGCCGCTGGGTCTCTACGATTGCTGCGGAATTACTGACGGGGCCGCCGCCGCCATAATCACTACGCCTGAGAAAGCTAAGCAGTTTAGGGACGACTACGTGTTAGTTAAAGGGGTAGGGATGAGCTGCGGCATGTATCAAGGAGAGTACTTGGACGACTGGAGCCTCACCTATATAGAGGAGAACGTAAGGGCTTCGCGCGTAGCCTACAAGGAGGCTGGCGTAGAGAATCCGCGCAAGCAGCTAGACTTAGCGATAGTGCACGACTGCTTCACTATAACTGAGCTGGTCATCTACGAGGACTTCGGCTTCAGCCCCCGCGGCAAGGCCCCGAGGGACGTAGAGGCCGGGGCCTTTGAGATTAAAGGAGAGCTGCCGGTCAATACTGACGGAGGCCTGAAGTGCTTCGGCCACCCCATAGGGGCCAGCGGCCTGAGAATGATGTACGAGGCCTATAAGCAGCTTCAAGGAAAGGCTGGACGACGCCAAGTAGAGGTCAGGAATCAGCTAGCGCTCACCCACACTCTAGGCGGCACTCCGGTAGACTCGAACACGTCCGCTATAGCCATACTTGGGCTAAGGGGTGCTTAGCGTGGTAGGCATAGTCTCCTACGGCGCCTACGTACCCAGGTGGAGGATGGGCAAGGAGCTACTAGGCAGAGGCCTCAAGGGGGAGAAGGCTGTAGCTGGGCCGGACGAAGACAGCTTGACCATGGCCGTGGCCGCCGCCATCGACTGCCTCAGGGGCATAGATAGGTCGATCGTGGACGCTGTGTTCTTCGCCTCGACCACCTCGCCCTTTAAGGAGAAGGGCGTGGCCTCCATGATATCCATGGCCCTAGACTTGAGGCGCGACGTCGTGACGGCTGACTTCGGGGGCACTCTAAGAGCCGGCACGACCGCCCTGAAGATGGCTATGGACGCAGTGAAGGCGGGCTCCCTAAGAAACGTGTTGGTCGTAGGCTCAGACTGCCGCCTAGCTCCGCCTGGCTCTGCCTTCGAGCAGAATTTTGGGGACGGGGCGGCCGCCTTCCTAGTAGGCTCTCAGAACCTAATCGCTGGTTACGCGGGGGGCTACTTCGTGGCTGACGAGGTTTACGACGTGTGGAGGAGGGACGTCGATCTCTACGTTCAGAGCTGGGAGGAGCGCTTCGTATACCTACAGGGCTACCTTAGGGTGATGAGCGAAGCTATTAGGGGGCTCTTCGATAAAGAAGGGGTTAAGCCCCAGGAGGTATATAGGGCCGCGATCTACGCACCTGACGCGCGTAGGCTAAGTGAGCTAGCTAGGGCCGTTGGGCTAGATCCTAAGTCGCTCCAAGACCCGCTCCTAGACACCATGGGGTGCACGGGCACCGCCCACGCGCTAATGCTACTAGTGGCTGCGCTAGAAGAAGCTCCTCGAGGAGCTACGGTACTGGCGGCTAGCTACGGGAACGGCGGGGACGCTCTTGCCTTCGTTGTTAAGGAGGGCGTTGAGAAAGTTAGGGCTCTAAGGAGAGGCTTGAGAAGCCACCTAGCCGTCAAGAAGGCAGTCCCAGACTACGTTACCTACTTAAGGTGGAGGAAGCTCATCTCTCTACCTGAGCCCAGGGTGCCGATGGCAGTATCGTACCCAAGCGCCTCAGCTATGTGGAGAGAGAGGGCTAGGATCTTTCCACTCCACGGCTTTAAGTGTAAGGTATGCGGCACCATCCAGTTCCCAGTGCTCGGGCCTTCACATAGAGTGTGCGCGAAGTGTAAGTCTAAGGATAGCTTTGAGGAAGTGAGGCTGAGCGAAAGGAGGGGCAAGCTGTTCTCCTTTAGCTACGACTTCTTGAGGGGGGTCCCGATAGGCTTAGTTAACCTAGAGGGCGGTGGGAGGCTCTTCCTAGAGATAGCGGACGCTGACGTCAGGGAGCTCAAGGTGGACATGGACGTAGAGCTAGTGTTTAGGAGGCTTGAGCTCTGGCGGAGCGACGGCATCTACGGCTACTTCTGGAAGGCAGCGCCCACCCTAGGCTAAACCACCCTCTTTTTATTTAGGCGTGGAGGGCTAATAAGCGCAGCTAGGCTAGTTGAGAGGCAGCGACCTTCCTGACGTGCTCGTAGCCTAGGTCGAAGGCCTTAAGGTTGACCTCAGCCGCCTTGCCCTTAAAGCGCTCCGCTATGGCCTTCTTCAAGCTCTCTACCCTCAACGGAAGCTTACCAGTGCCTGCGAGGGCGCCCAGCATCACCATGTTGGCAGCTATCGCAGAGCCCGCCTTAATCGCCAGCCCGTATATGTCGATCGTGATTACGCGCCTACTCATCTTGCTCAGCGTATCGATGACTGCGTCCATGCTAGGGTAGGTGCCGAGGCCGAGCGATACTGAGGGAGGTATCATGGGCCTAGTGGAGACGATGACCATGGTGTCCTTGGAGAAGTAGCGTAAGTTACGTAGAGCCTCCGAGGGCTCCATGGACACTACTATGTCAGCCTTCCCCTCCGGGACCATCGATCCGTGGACGTCGCTGCCAAGCCTTAAGTGAGCTGTGACTGCGCCTCCACGCTGAGCCATCCCTAAGACCTCGCTCCCCCTCACTCTGTAGCCATCGATCACGGCCGCGCGGCCGATGACCTCGCACATGGCTATGGTTCCCTGCCCACCTACTCCTGCTAGAACTATGTTTACCTCCTTAGCCTCGCTCAAGCTAAGGCCCCCTCCGCTGGCACGATAGCTCTGTACGGACATATCTTAGCGCACACGCCGCAGCCCATGCAGGTGACCGGGTCTATTGAGTAAGTGCCGCCGTACTTAACTATGGACGGGCAGGCGAACATCTTGACGCAGACGTCGCACTTCTTGCACTTATCCTGATCTACGCGGTACGGTATTATCTCCTCGCCCTTCGCCCTCTTCTCGCGGACGATGTCGAGGGCGCAGGCCCTCCGCATGACTACTAAGGCTGGGCCCTCGTAGCGTAGCGCCCTGGTCATGACGTCTATGGCCGCCTTCACGTCGTAGGGGTCGACGACCTCCACGAAGCCTACGCCGCACGCCTTAGCTATGTCTTCGGCCCTTAGCGCCACCGTCGGCTCCCCCATAGCGGTCACCCCTGTGCCTGGGTGCGGCTGACCTCCGGTCATGCCGGTGGTTAGGTTGTCTAGGACCACGACCGTGATCCTAGACTTATTGTACACTGCGTTTATGAGGGGTGGGATCCCTGCGTGGAAGAACGTTGAGTCCCCTATGCACGGGATGATGGGGGCGTTGACTACTTTGGCTAGCCCAGAGGCAATCCCTATGCTTCCACCCATGCAGACGCAGGTGTCAACGGTCTCGAAGGGGGGCTGGTACGCTAGCGTATAGCACCCTATGTCGCCTGGGTAGATAGGCTCTACTCCTTCACCATAGCTCTTAGCCACCCTCTGCGCAGCCACTTTAATTGCGTAGAACGACGCTCTATGCGGGCAGCCTGGGCACAGTATCGGCGGCCTGGGGGGTACTTTAGAAGCTACTTCAGCGCTAATCTTGTCGAGGGCCGAGAAGTCCACTGGAGGCTCCACCCCTGCTAGCTTAGCTATCGCGGTCACAGCGTGCCTCGTTGAGAGCTCGCCGATGAGGGTCACGTAGTCCTTCCCATGCACCTTCACCCTAATCCCCTCTTCCCCAGCCAGCGCCTTGACGTGTAGCTCCACGAAGGGCTCAAGCTCTTCTATAACTAGCACTTCGTCCACCCTTGAGAGGAGCTCTTTGACCAGCCCCTCAGGCATGGGGTTTGTCGTGCCGACCTTGAGGAGGGACACCTTATCCCTCAGGCCCAGCCAGCTAATAGCCTCGAGGGCGTAGGCGTACGAGAGGCCTGAGGCTATGACCCCTAGCCTCGACCCGTCGACTAAGTCTAGCCTATTGAAGGGCCACTTGTCTACTTCCTTCTTAATACGGTCGAAGCGCTGGATCATGAGAGGCCTATTCTTGCGGGCAGTGGCTGGGACGTAGGTTAGCCACGACGGGTCCTTCTTAAACACGCCCTTTCTACGCTCCTTGTTAAGCGGGCCTAGCACTACGTCGCCGCGGGCGTGCCCTATCCTAGTGACTGTTCGAAGCATGAAGATGTGGCCGTACTTCTCAGAGAGGTCGAAGGCAGATGCTGTCATGTCCTTAGCCTCCTGCACATCGCTAGGCTCGAGGACAGGCACGTAGGCCTGCTTAGCAATCCACCTATTGTCCTGCTCGTTCTGAGAGCTCCACGCCCATGGGTCGTCGGCGCTGACCACCAGGAAGCCGCCCTTGGCCCCTATGTAGCTAGCGGTGACGAAGGGGTCGTGGGCCACATTTAGGCCCACGTGCTTCATTGAGCACATGGCCCTAAGCCCGCATATAGAGGCGGCCAAGGCCACCTCCAAGGCTACCTTTTCGTTCGTCGACCACTCGACGTAGATGCCTGCCTCCTTGGCTACGGAGGCCAGGTTCATCAGTATCTCGCTCGCTGGAGTGCCTGGGTAGGAGGCAGCTACATGCACGCCTCCTTCTAGCGCGCCTCGCGCAATAGCCTCGTTGCCGAGGAGGAAGAGCTTCTCGCCAGGCGCCTCCTTTAAGAGCTCGCTAGCCATCAGTCTTCACCACGCACTTGCTAGCCTGGCTAGGAATAAAAGTTTTTTTAGCGTGAGACTAAGTGGCGAAAGGGGAAAAAGCAGTGGCGAGCTACTTTAGTCCAAGCTCCTTAATCAGCATCTCCTTTACTCTACGGTGAATTATCTTCCCAGACCCGGTCCTCGGCAGCTCGTCGGCCTTCTTGAAGAAGACGCTCTTAGGCTTCTTGTAGCCCGCTATCTTCCCAGTGCACCAGTCGATAACGTCCCTCTCGCTCAGCTTAGACCCTTCCCTTGGAACCACCACCGCGGTCACAGCCTCACCCCACTTCTCGTCAGGCAGCCCTACGACGCACACCTCGACGACCTCAGGGTGGCGGGCAATTACCTGCTCAACCTCTGAGGGGAAGACCTTCTCGCCGCCAGTGATTATCATGTTGTCCTTCCTATCCACTAGGTACACGTACCCCTCCTCGTCCCTCATAGCCATGTCGCCGGCGCTGAAGTACAGCTGCCCGCCGATGACCCTGAACGACTTCCTAGTCTTCTCCGGGTCCTTGTAGTAGCCATCGAACATCATGGGCCCCCTAGAGAACAGCTCCCCCACCCTGCCCGGCTCCGTAATCACGCTTCCATCTTCGTCGACCAGCTTAATGTCGTAGGTGCCCAGGGTCTCCCTCCCTATCGACCCCGCCTTCCTAAGCTGGTCTTCGTGCTTCAGTATGGTAACTATCCCCGCCTCCGTAGACCCGTAGGCCTCTAGGAGCTTCACGTGGGGCATCCACTTCAGTATCTGCTCCTTAATAGGCCCCCTGACGGGCGCTGAGGACGTTAAGAGGACTTGGAGCGAGCTCACATCGTACTTCCTCTTAACCTCCTCCGGTAGGTCTAGGAGGAGCTTGTAGTGGGTAGGTATGAGGGAGATGAAGTTGACCTTCTCCCTATCTACTATTTGGAGGAGCTCCTCTGGATTAAAGCCTCGGTCGCGCCCTATGAACTGAGAGCCGCCTATATAGAGCCACAGTAAGCCGTAGAACGTGGAGTTTACGTGGAACCACGGCATGATTGTCATGCCGCACATGTTCTCGTTGAAGCCGTGCTCAATGGTGAAGATGGTGTACACGGCGGAGTAGGAGCCATGGCTCCTCACGCAGCCCTTAGGTAGGCCGGTGGTCCCAGACGTGTATACTTGGATCCAGGGGTCCCTGGGCTCAACTCTAACCTCAGGCCTATCTGCAGGGGCGCTGGCTAGGAGCATCTCGTAGTCCATGTAGCCCTCGGGGATGGGGCTATCAGTCCTCCTAATCACTATGTAGCCGTCCTTAATCACGTCCTCAAACCTATCCTTAGCCTTGTTGACCACTGGGACAAACTCCTCCTCCACGATGACGGCCTTGGAGTCTGCGTGGTTGACTATGTACTCTACCTCGCTAGGGACGTAGCGCCAGCTTATCGGAGCCACTACGAGGCCCGCCTTAGCGGCAGCACAGTAGATCTCAGCGTACTCTTCGCAGTTCAGCATCATCGGTGAGACTCGATCCCCCTTCCTTAGCCCAAGCCTCAGGAGGGCGTTCGCTAGTCTATTCACCCTCTCATCGAACTCCCTGTAGGTGAAGGCCTTGCCCCTCCAGTCCTTCACCGCTAGCTTGTTCGCGTACTTCTTAACGTTAACGTCCAGCTGCTCCCCCATGGTCAGCCATCCTGTACCTCGCTCATACCAGCTCGGCACGTACGTAGGTACTTCTGCCTTCTCAGCCGGCCGGTACGATATGATCCACCTCTATTAATAGCTAAGCAGCGGTGCCTTAAAGCTCTAACGCCATTCCCTTGAAGAGGGCGTCGGGCATCAGCGCCGATGAAGCGAGGAGTTATGGGAGGGGGTCCTAGAATACTTAAAGGATCGCATAGCCTCTACGAAGGCCTCTACTCTAGCTTTCGCCTGCTCCTCTGAGAACACTCTCCAGTCCGTAGCGTCTAGGTCTAAGACTAGGCTGGGGATCCCGTGGCGCTCCTTAAGTATGTTCTTCAAGTCGACGTTACCTATCGACATGAACCTACAGCCCCAGTTAGTGGGGATGATGAAGCCGTCGAGCTTATAGTCGCGGACCAGCCTGTCCAGCATGTTTACCTTGAACTCCATGGTCGAGTTCGAGTAGATAGCCAGCTCCCGCCTAGCAAGGCTCTCTAGCGGCCTAGCTGGATCTAGGCGCCCCGACCAGGTTAGCGAGGGCACCTCCACAACGACCACGACGCCCAGCTTCTTTAAGTAGTCGTAGAAGCCTAGGTTAAACCAGGGGGGTAGGTTGTCCCAGCCTACGCGGTACCTCTCCTCGTCTACTACGCCCAGCCCCTCCTTAACCCTGCGCTCCACCTCCTCCTTAAGCCTCGTGTAGAAGTCGAGGGCCACCTGGCTGCCAGGGCACGCCAGCACGAAGAAGACAGCCGACCAGGCG from Candidatus Nezhaarchaeota archaeon includes these protein-coding regions:
- a CDS encoding VWA domain-containing protein; the encoded protein is MKPECRLCEDLPKTLSQLLGRENVESILYGLLNPSYAYLKDKERRPRFNLRQLLERFMDEADLDDYILRRGLYVKQYPRVICSWAYEEEVRVAKERAWRELMKMLERGEVGREDLSLQQLIEYFHEELLDMLEEEGYVKRERVSRGLSHYMHAILFTTKGEELIAERVLEEAFREMRVSSPGPHDAEEGGLGLTPSSTLTEFDEHKHTFDMLDIEETLINAAIKYPESLDLTSDVLKARIPYHRSRASNVILIDKSGSMSMSCRIVGAVEAALSLRKLLEEEYREDKLWVVAYDHNLYPLEPGEVANIWPYGWTDIGQALDYARQLLLGEDRNKNIFLITDGQPTTSSIPGQTPLQSALRASAMLREEGIRLNIIMLDSRSPSLRSLCEKMAELAGDANVVFVDNPLDLKSFVVKSYRDLRH
- a CDS encoding phosphoadenosine phosphosulfate reductase family protein, with the translated sequence MKKPWLIAADLYWCRGCEAPLLEPRCSRCGSVVSRLHASPPRDVRPAFPSDVERVAKSIRAELGDEAEKVLLPSGCLVLLNKVAYVDQADEVIVGGWPIGLLYYNPEQRRWRFKPAAEGAARMWRSEVGYWAQIKRSSVRQWASLSPSEVARGSLPERVGSYVYLVSPSGQAVGLAVWTGEALKVVKAWSPQSPHSSPRGSSWRAAVEANEEALRRAEARARSFIANVSKRFSDKPKVVSFSGGKDSLACLILCLRELGETPLLFNDTGLELPETVRHVEEVASRLSLELQLASAEDAFWRALPNFGPPARDYRWCCKVCKLVPIAELMRRRFNGGVLTFLGQRRLESFARARSPPVAASRWVKGSVIASPISDWAALHVWLFLMKEGAEVNPLYAKGFDRVGCWLCPASELAELRLVEALHPELWEPWEEWLRSWASKHGLPPRWVELGLWRWRRLPGDQRKLAKRAGLEAEGPSLPMEVVAKLKPEACLGGLLLKAKISPPPRLVAMAALAPVAKAKASLLGQALLLKAGPWSATLSNSGELKIKALGVEEAEEALRGVAQLAARTLFCLRCGSCALHCPRGCISLGPGLKIDPGRCAGCGECSRACPAVVYVAHGALKRRQLSA
- a CDS encoding acetyl-CoA acetyltransferase, which gives rise to MPGVRDRVAIIGMGCTKFDEHWDKSIWDLVVEACYEAFEDAGVEPKDIQAAWWSSVIGGYLGRSLNYALKLDYVPVTRVENRCASAHDAFINACHAVACGAYDLVLVCGAEKLKDAGIPIPGVVDPAEPYISRVDTRFPPPAAYAQLAIRYFTHYGYPIEKGREILARIAVKNHYNGSLNPKAQFQRQITIEEALRAPIVAWPLGLYDCCGITDGAAAAIITTPEKAKQFRDDYVLVKGVGMSCGMYQGEYLDDWSLTYIEENVRASRVAYKEAGVENPRKQLDLAIVHDCFTITELVIYEDFGFSPRGKAPRDVEAGAFEIKGELPVNTDGGLKCFGHPIGASGLRMMYEAYKQLQGKAGRRQVEVRNQLALTHTLGGTPVDSNTSAIAILGLRGA
- a CDS encoding 3-hydroxy-3-methylglutaryl CoA synthase yields the protein MLSVVGIVSYGAYVPRWRMGKELLGRGLKGEKAVAGPDEDSLTMAVAAAIDCLRGIDRSIVDAVFFASTTSPFKEKGVASMISMALDLRRDVVTADFGGTLRAGTTALKMAMDAVKAGSLRNVLVVGSDCRLAPPGSAFEQNFGDGAAAFLVGSQNLIAGYAGGYFVADEVYDVWRRDVDLYVQSWEERFVYLQGYLRVMSEAIRGLFDKEGVKPQEVYRAAIYAPDARRLSELARAVGLDPKSLQDPLLDTMGCTGTAHALMLLVAALEEAPRGATVLAASYGNGGDALAFVVKEGVEKVRALRRGLRSHLAVKKAVPDYVTYLRWRKLISLPEPRVPMAVSYPSASAMWRERARIFPLHGFKCKVCGTIQFPVLGPSHRVCAKCKSKDSFEEVRLSERRGKLFSFSYDFLRGVPIGLVNLEGGGRLFLEIADADVRELKVDMDVELVFRRLELWRSDGIYGYFWKAAPTLG
- the iorB gene encoding indolepyruvate ferredoxin oxidoreductase subunit beta, giving the protein MSEAKEVNIVLAGVGGQGTIAMCEVIGRAAVIDGYRVRGSEVLGMAQRGGAVTAHLRLGSDVHGSMVPEGKADIVVSMEPSEALRNLRYFSKDTMVIVSTRPMIPPSVSLGLGTYPSMDAVIDTLSKMSRRVITIDIYGLAIKAGSAIAANMVMLGALAGTGKLPLRVESLKKAIAERFKGKAAEVNLKAFDLGYEHVRKVAASQLA
- the iorA gene encoding indolepyruvate ferredoxin oxidoreductase subunit alpha — protein: MASELLKEAPGEKLFLLGNEAIARGALEGGVHVAASYPGTPASEILMNLASVAKEAGIYVEWSTNEKVALEVALAASICGLRAMCSMKHVGLNVAHDPFVTASYIGAKGGFLVVSADDPWAWSSQNEQDNRWIAKQAYVPVLEPSDVQEAKDMTASAFDLSEKYGHIFMLRTVTRIGHARGDVVLGPLNKERRKGVFKKDPSWLTYVPATARKNRPLMIQRFDRIKKEVDKWPFNRLDLVDGSRLGVIASGLSYAYALEAISWLGLRDKVSLLKVGTTNPMPEGLVKELLSRVDEVLVIEELEPFVELHVKALAGEEGIRVKVHGKDYVTLIGELSTRHAVTAIAKLAGVEPPVDFSALDKISAEVASKVPPRPPILCPGCPHRASFYAIKVAAQRVAKSYGEGVEPIYPGDIGCYTLAYQPPFETVDTCVCMGGSIGIASGLAKVVNAPIIPCIGDSTFFHAGIPPLINAVYNKSRITVVVLDNLTTGMTGGQPHPGTGVTAMGEPTVALRAEDIAKACGVGFVEVVDPYDVKAAIDVMTRALRYEGPALVVMRRACALDIVREKRAKGEEIIPYRVDQDKCKKCDVCVKMFACPSIVKYGGTYSIDPVTCMGCGVCAKICPYRAIVPAEGALA
- a CDS encoding AMP-binding protein; the encoded protein is MPSWYERGTGWLTMGEQLDVNVKKYANKLAVKDWRGKAFTYREFDERVNRLANALLRLGLRKGDRVSPMMLNCEEYAEIYCAAAKAGLVVAPISWRYVPSEVEYIVNHADSKAVIVEEEFVPVVNKAKDRFEDVIKDGYIVIRRTDSPIPEGYMDYEMLLASAPADRPEVRVEPRDPWIQVYTSGTTGLPKGCVRSHGSYSAVYTIFTIEHGFNENMCGMTIMPWFHVNSTFYGLLWLYIGGSQFIGRDRGFNPEELLQIVDREKVNFISLIPTHYKLLLDLPEEVKRKYDVSSLQVLLTSSAPVRGPIKEQILKWMPHVKLLEAYGSTEAGIVTILKHEDQLRKAGSIGRETLGTYDIKLVDEDGSVITEPGRVGELFSRGPMMFDGYYKDPEKTRKSFRVIGGQLYFSAGDMAMRDEEGYVYLVDRKDNMIITGGEKVFPSEVEQVIARHPEVVEVCVVGLPDEKWGEAVTAVVVPREGSKLSERDVIDWCTGKIAGYKKPKSVFFKKADELPRTGSGKIIHRRVKEMLIKELGLK